From a region of the Mycolicibacterium sp. MU0050 genome:
- the rpsA gene encoding 30S ribosomal protein S1: protein MPSPSVTSPQVAVNDIGSAEDFLAAIDKTIKYFNDGDIVEGTIVKVDRDEVLLDIGYKTEGVIPSRELSIKHDVDPNEVVSVGDEVEALVLTKEDKEGRLILSKKRAQYERAWGTIEELKEKDEAVKGTVIEVVKGGLILDIGLRGFLPASLVEMRRVRDLQPYIGKEIEAKIIELDKNRNNVVLSRRAWLEQTQSEVRSEFLNQLTKGAIRKGVVSSIVNFGAFVDLGGVDGLVHVSELSWKHIDHPSEVVQVGDEVTVEVLDVDMDRERVSLSLKATQEDPWRHFARTHAIGQIVPGKVTKLVPFGAFVRVEEGIEGLVHISELAERHVEVPDQVVTVGDDAMVKVIDIDLDRRRISLSLKQANEDYTDEFDPSKYGMADSYDEQGNYIFPEGFDAETNEWLEGFDTQRLEWEARYAEAERRHKMHTAQMEKFAAAEAEELARPVSNGSSRSEESAGGSLASDAQLAALREKLAGNA, encoded by the coding sequence ATGCCAAGTCCCTCCGTCACCTCGCCGCAAGTAGCCGTCAACGACATCGGCTCGGCTGAGGACTTTCTCGCCGCCATCGACAAGACCATCAAATACTTCAACGATGGCGACATCGTCGAAGGGACCATCGTCAAGGTTGACCGTGACGAGGTCCTGCTCGACATCGGTTACAAGACTGAAGGCGTCATCCCTTCCCGTGAGCTGTCCATCAAGCACGACGTCGACCCCAATGAGGTTGTGTCCGTCGGCGACGAGGTCGAAGCTCTGGTCCTCACCAAGGAGGACAAGGAAGGCCGCCTGATCCTGTCCAAGAAGCGGGCTCAGTACGAGCGCGCCTGGGGCACCATCGAAGAGCTCAAGGAGAAGGACGAGGCCGTCAAGGGCACCGTCATCGAGGTCGTCAAGGGCGGCCTGATCCTCGACATCGGCCTCCGCGGCTTCCTGCCCGCGTCGCTGGTCGAGATGCGTCGCGTCCGCGATCTGCAGCCGTACATCGGCAAGGAGATCGAGGCCAAGATCATCGAGCTGGACAAGAACCGCAACAACGTGGTGCTGAGCCGCCGCGCCTGGCTGGAGCAGACCCAGTCCGAGGTGCGCAGCGAGTTCCTCAACCAGCTCACCAAGGGCGCCATCCGCAAGGGTGTGGTGTCCTCGATCGTCAACTTCGGCGCGTTCGTCGATCTCGGCGGCGTCGACGGCCTGGTGCACGTCTCCGAGCTGTCCTGGAAGCACATCGATCACCCCTCCGAGGTGGTTCAGGTGGGCGACGAGGTCACCGTCGAGGTGCTCGACGTCGACATGGATCGCGAGCGGGTTTCGTTGTCGCTCAAGGCGACTCAGGAAGATCCGTGGCGTCACTTCGCCCGTACCCACGCCATCGGCCAGATCGTCCCGGGCAAGGTCACCAAGCTGGTGCCGTTCGGTGCGTTCGTCCGTGTCGAGGAGGGCATCGAGGGCCTGGTGCACATCTCCGAGCTGGCTGAGCGCCACGTCGAGGTGCCCGACCAGGTGGTCACCGTCGGTGACGACGCGATGGTCAAGGTCATCGACATCGATCTCGATCGTCGTCGGATCTCGCTGAGCCTCAAGCAGGCCAACGAGGACTACACCGACGAGTTCGACCCGTCGAAGTACGGCATGGCCGACAGCTACGACGAGCAGGGGAACTACATCTTCCCCGAGGGCTTCGATGCCGAGACCAACGAGTGGCTCGAGGGCTTCGACACGCAGCGCCTCGAGTGGGAGGCCCGCTACGCCGAGGCCGAGCGTCGCCACAAGATGCACACCGCGCAGATGGAGAAGTTCGCCGCGGCCGAGGCCGAGGAACTGGCACGGCCCGTGTCGAACGGCTCGTCTCGCTCGGAGGAGTCCGCTGGTGGATCGTTGGCCAGCGACGCCCAGCTCGCCGCTCTGCGAGAGAAGCTGGCCGGCAACGCGTAA
- the aztD gene encoding zinc metallochaperone AztD, producing the protein MLTPRRLVAALSVAALAAGCGTAEDPPERAAAPEPAAPTEQAAPTPRLVLSYDGGLLVLDARTLEQIADVPVAGFVRLNPAHNGRHVLVSQSDGFAVFDTGVWTEAHGDHRHHYTAAPRLTDVRFGGSKPGHVVAHDGALTLFSDDSGAVEKIDPALLLADADGVEATAVTTTEPHHGVAVGRADGSLVVSVGNTESRSGIEILDPAGRGIAGSDECPGLHGSAEAADGVLTFGCEDGVLIVRGNEIRKVTSPDPYGRIGNPAGSAQSPVVLGDYKTDPDAELERPQQFTLINTVTAELTVVPLEASYSFRSLDRGPNGEAIILGTDGALHVYDPLTATRVSRFDVIDGWSEPDQWQSPMPNLHVQGGTAYVTEPATRRLVAVDLATGQRTAETTLGRPTIELTGVPG; encoded by the coding sequence ATGCTGACACCCAGACGTCTCGTCGCCGCCCTGTCCGTCGCCGCGCTCGCCGCGGGTTGTGGGACCGCGGAGGACCCGCCCGAGCGGGCGGCGGCGCCCGAGCCGGCGGCGCCGACGGAGCAGGCGGCGCCGACGCCGCGGCTGGTGCTCAGCTACGACGGCGGGTTGCTGGTGCTCGACGCGCGCACCCTCGAGCAGATCGCCGACGTGCCGGTCGCGGGATTCGTCCGTCTCAACCCCGCACACAACGGCCGGCACGTGCTGGTGTCGCAGTCGGACGGCTTCGCGGTCTTCGACACCGGCGTCTGGACCGAGGCGCACGGCGATCACCGCCACCACTACACCGCAGCACCCCGACTCACCGACGTCCGCTTCGGCGGCAGCAAGCCGGGTCACGTGGTGGCTCATGACGGTGCCCTGACGCTGTTCAGCGACGACAGCGGTGCCGTCGAGAAGATCGACCCCGCCCTCCTGCTGGCCGACGCCGACGGCGTCGAGGCCACCGCCGTCACCACCACCGAGCCGCACCACGGGGTCGCCGTCGGTCGCGCGGACGGATCGCTGGTGGTCAGCGTGGGCAACACCGAATCCCGTTCCGGTATCGAGATCCTGGATCCCGCCGGGCGGGGTATCGCCGGCAGTGACGAGTGCCCGGGCCTGCACGGCAGCGCCGAGGCCGCCGACGGTGTCCTCACCTTCGGCTGTGAGGATGGCGTCCTGATCGTGCGGGGCAACGAGATTCGCAAGGTGACCAGTCCCGACCCGTACGGCCGGATCGGCAATCCGGCCGGCAGCGCCCAATCGCCGGTGGTGCTGGGCGATTACAAGACCGATCCGGACGCGGAACTGGAGCGCCCGCAGCAGTTCACCCTGATCAACACCGTCACCGCGGAACTCACCGTGGTTCCGCTGGAGGCCAGCTACAGCTTCCGGTCGCTGGACCGCGGGCCGAATGGGGAGGCGATCATCCTGGGGACCGACGGCGCACTGCACGTCTACGATCCGCTCACCGCAACCCGGGTCTCCCGCTTTGACGTGATCGACGGCTGGAGCGAGCCGGACCAGTGGCAGTCGCCGATGCCGAATCTGCACGTGCAGGGCGGCACCGCCTATGTCACCGAACCGGCCACCCGTCGGCTGGTGGCCGTCGATCTCGCGACCGGTCAGCGCACCGCGGAGACCACGCTGGGCCGGCCGACCATCGAACTGACCGGAGTGCCGGGCTGA
- the coaE gene encoding dephospho-CoA kinase, which produces MLRIGLSGGIGAGKSTVSSTFTECGGIVVDGDVIAREVVEPGTEGLAKLVDAFGREILHDSGPQAGALNRPALAAIAFSDDDKRATLNGIVHPLVAHRRSELIAAAVEAHESPVIIEDIPLLVESQMAPMFPLVVIVHADVETRVARLIEHRGFSEQDARARIAAQATEEQRRVVADVWLDNSGTAGDLKERARALWHERILPFSHNLKERRPAPAALALVPSDPSWAQQAARIIARLNTAGGHRVRRIDHIGSTAVPGLDAKDVIDIQVTVDSLATADELTEPLLAAGYPRIDHITADVSKPNGRSTVGAFDHTDDPALWGKRYFKSADPGRPTNVHVRVEGWPNQQFALLFTDWIAANPGVQADYLAAKRHAHAQGSGDTGAYAQAKEPWFLDAYCRAWEWADTTGWRPR; this is translated from the coding sequence GTGCTGCGTATCGGATTGAGCGGTGGAATCGGGGCCGGGAAGTCAACGGTGTCCTCGACATTCACGGAGTGTGGCGGGATCGTCGTCGACGGTGACGTGATCGCGCGGGAAGTCGTCGAGCCGGGTACCGAGGGGCTGGCCAAGCTGGTCGATGCCTTCGGCCGAGAGATCCTGCACGACAGCGGACCCCAGGCCGGTGCGCTGAACCGGCCCGCGTTGGCCGCCATCGCGTTCAGCGACGACGACAAGCGCGCCACGCTCAACGGCATTGTGCATCCGCTGGTCGCGCACCGTCGGTCCGAGTTGATCGCCGCGGCCGTGGAGGCCCACGAGAGCCCGGTGATCATCGAGGATATTCCGCTGCTGGTGGAATCCCAGATGGCGCCGATGTTCCCGTTGGTGGTGATCGTGCACGCCGACGTCGAGACCAGGGTGGCGCGCCTCATCGAACACCGTGGCTTCAGCGAGCAGGACGCGCGGGCGCGCATCGCCGCCCAGGCCACCGAGGAGCAGCGCCGCGTGGTCGCCGACGTGTGGTTGGACAATTCCGGCACCGCCGGCGACCTCAAGGAGCGGGCCCGGGCGCTGTGGCACGAGCGGATCCTGCCGTTCTCGCACAATCTGAAGGAGCGCCGGCCCGCCCCGGCCGCGCTTGCGTTGGTGCCCTCGGACCCGTCGTGGGCGCAGCAGGCGGCCCGGATCATCGCCCGGCTGAACACCGCCGGGGGCCACCGGGTGCGCCGGATCGACCACATCGGTTCGACGGCGGTGCCCGGCCTGGACGCCAAGGACGTCATCGACATCCAGGTGACCGTCGACTCGCTGGCCACCGCCGACGAGCTGACCGAGCCCCTGCTGGCCGCGGGCTATCCCAGAATCGACCACATCACCGCGGACGTGTCCAAACCCAACGGCCGCAGCACCGTTGGCGCCTTCGACCACACTGACGATCCCGCACTGTGGGGTAAGCGCTACTTCAAGTCCGCGGATCCGGGCCGGCCCACCAACGTCCACGTCCGGGTGGAGGGCTGGCCGAATCAGCAGTTCGCGCTGCTGTTCACCGACTGGATCGCCGCCAACCCCGGCGTTCAGGCCGACTACCTCGCCGCCAAACGCCACGCCCACGCGCAGGGCAGCGGCGACACCGGTGCGTATGCCCAGGCGAAGGAACCGTGGTTCCTCGACGCCTACTGCCGAGCCTGGGAGTGGGCCGACACCACGGGCTGGCGCCCACGCTGA
- a CDS encoding calcium/sodium antiporter, giving the protein MAADLTWLAVGLVALVIGSEWLVKGGSRLAAGLGISPILVGLTVVSIGTSMPELAVGLRAAASGNGSLAVGNIAGTNIVNLLLILGLSALLRPLTLHLRTLRLDLPMMTAAALLLWLLAADGTLAASGGAVLTVAAILYTAVLIHSARRESRSVQAEFADEYARPPGAVLARGAILRDLALLLVGIVVVVIGADWLVGGAVGVAESFGVSDAFIGLTVVAIGTSAPELATTLVATVRGERDIAIGNLLGSSVYNILLILGLTVLGAGRPLHLDPDLVRIDIPVMALVALVCIPIFLTGRRVSRLEGGAMVTAYVAYLTYLVIAQT; this is encoded by the coding sequence ATGGCCGCGGATCTGACCTGGCTGGCGGTCGGTCTCGTCGCGCTGGTCATCGGATCCGAGTGGTTGGTCAAAGGCGGTTCGCGGTTGGCGGCCGGCCTCGGCATCTCACCGATCCTGGTGGGGCTCACGGTCGTGTCGATCGGCACCAGCATGCCCGAACTCGCGGTGGGCCTGCGGGCGGCGGCCAGTGGCAACGGCTCGCTCGCGGTGGGCAACATCGCCGGCACCAACATCGTCAACCTGCTGCTCATCCTCGGGTTGAGCGCCCTGCTGCGGCCGCTGACGCTGCATCTGCGCACCCTGCGGCTCGACCTGCCGATGATGACCGCCGCGGCGCTGCTGCTGTGGTTGCTGGCCGCCGACGGCACCCTGGCGGCCAGCGGCGGTGCCGTGCTGACCGTCGCCGCCATCCTCTACACGGCGGTGCTGATCCATTCGGCGCGCCGCGAAAGTCGAAGCGTGCAGGCCGAATTCGCCGACGAGTACGCCAGGCCGCCCGGCGCCGTGCTGGCCCGCGGGGCGATCCTGCGCGACCTGGCGTTGCTGCTCGTCGGGATCGTGGTCGTGGTGATCGGCGCCGACTGGCTGGTCGGCGGGGCAGTCGGGGTCGCCGAGTCGTTCGGGGTGTCGGATGCGTTCATCGGGCTGACCGTGGTCGCGATCGGCACCTCGGCCCCCGAACTCGCGACGACCCTGGTCGCGACGGTGCGCGGCGAGCGCGACATCGCGATCGGGAACCTACTGGGCAGCAGCGTCTACAACATCCTGCTGATCTTGGGCCTCACGGTGCTGGGTGCCGGGCGGCCGCTGCATCTGGACCCCGACCTGGTGCGGATCGACATCCCAGTGATGGCCCTGGTCGCGCTGGTCTGCATCCCGATCTTCCTGACCGGGCGGCGGGTCAGCCGGCTGGAGGGCGGCGCCATGGTGACCGCCTACGTCGCCTACCTGACGTACCTGGTGATCGCGCAGACCTGA
- a CDS encoding DUF402 domain-containing protein, with product MHPPKHEVFDLAASTNTDPKGFVRAVDTYTLAPWGGLYMARPTPGRPQFHYLESWLLPPLGVRVNIFHWNPGHERDQDFYVDIGEITVDGDVWRTEDHYVDLVVRTGLGTEVVDVDELLEAHQMGLLSPETAEQAVHRSIAAAAGLAAHGHDLHAWLRSNGMDLSWR from the coding sequence ATCCACCCGCCCAAACACGAAGTCTTCGACCTCGCCGCTTCGACCAATACGGACCCGAAGGGGTTCGTCCGTGCCGTGGACACCTACACGCTGGCGCCGTGGGGCGGGCTGTACATGGCCCGACCGACCCCGGGCCGCCCGCAGTTCCACTACCTCGAGTCGTGGCTGCTGCCGCCGCTCGGCGTTCGCGTCAACATCTTCCACTGGAACCCGGGCCACGAGCGTGACCAGGACTTTTACGTCGACATCGGGGAGATCACCGTCGACGGCGACGTCTGGCGCACCGAGGACCACTACGTGGACCTGGTGGTCCGCACCGGGCTGGGCACCGAGGTGGTTGACGTCGACGAACTGCTCGAGGCCCACCAGATGGGGTTGCTGTCGCCGGAGACGGCCGAACAGGCGGTCCACCGGTCCATCGCGGCGGCGGCCGGTCTGGCCGCGCACGGCCACGACCTGCACGCCTGGCTCCGCAGTAACGGCATGGATTTATCCTGGCGATAA
- the uvrB gene encoding excinuclease ABC subunit UvrB has product MAFATEHPVLAQSEYRAVEDVVRVGGRFEVVSEYEPAGDQPAAIDELERRVRAGERDIVLLGATGTGKSATTAWLIERLQRPTLVMAPNKTLAAQLANELREMLPHNAVEYFVSYYDYYQPEAYIAQTDTYIEKDSSINDDVERLRHSATSSLLSRRDVVVVASVSCIYGLGTPQSYLDRSVELKVGDEVPRDGLLRLLVDVQYTRNDMAFTRGTFRVRGDTVEIIPSYEELAVRIEYFGDEVEALYYLHPLTGDVVRQVDSVRIFPATHYVAGPERMAQAISTIEAELEERLAYLEGQGKLLEAQRLRMRTNYDIEMMRQVGFCSGIENYSRHIDGRPAGSAPATLLDYFPEDFLLVIDESHVTVPQIGGMYEGDMSRKRNLVEFGFRLPSAVDNRPLTWEEFAQRVGQTVYLSATPGPYELGAAGGEVVEQVIRPTGLVDPQVIVKPTKGQIDDLIGEIRARAERDERVLVTTLTKKMAEDLTDYLLEMNIRVRYLHSEVDTLRRVELLRQLRLGEYDVLVGINLLREGLDLPEVSLVAILDADKEGFLRSPRSLIQTIGRAARNVSGEVHMYADTMTDSMKEAIDETERRRAKQIAYNEERGIDPQPLRKKIADILDQVYREADDSETVEVGGSGRNRSRGRRAQGEPGRAVSAGIIEGRDTSNMPRAELADLIKDLTEQMMTAARDLQFELAARIRDEIADLKKELRGMDAAGLK; this is encoded by the coding sequence ATGGCTTTCGCAACCGAGCATCCCGTGCTGGCGCAGTCCGAGTACCGCGCGGTGGAGGACGTGGTCCGCGTCGGTGGCCGGTTCGAGGTGGTCAGCGAATACGAGCCGGCCGGCGACCAACCCGCGGCGATCGACGAGCTGGAGCGCAGGGTCCGGGCGGGGGAGCGCGACATCGTGCTGCTGGGCGCCACCGGCACCGGCAAGTCCGCCACCACCGCGTGGCTCATCGAGCGCCTGCAGCGGCCCACCCTGGTGATGGCGCCGAACAAGACGCTGGCCGCCCAGCTGGCCAACGAGCTGCGAGAAATGCTGCCGCACAACGCCGTTGAATACTTCGTCTCGTACTACGACTACTACCAGCCCGAGGCCTACATCGCCCAGACCGATACCTACATCGAGAAGGACAGCTCGATCAACGACGATGTCGAGCGGTTGCGGCACTCGGCGACGTCGAGCCTGCTGTCGCGGCGCGACGTGGTGGTGGTGGCGTCGGTGTCCTGCATCTACGGCCTGGGCACCCCGCAGTCCTATCTGGACCGCTCGGTGGAGCTCAAGGTCGGCGACGAGGTGCCCCGCGACGGGCTGTTGCGGCTGCTGGTGGACGTGCAGTACACCCGCAACGACATGGCGTTCACCCGCGGGACGTTCCGGGTGCGCGGCGACACCGTCGAGATCATCCCGTCCTACGAGGAACTCGCGGTGCGCATCGAATACTTCGGCGACGAAGTGGAGGCGCTGTACTACCTGCACCCGCTGACCGGCGACGTGGTCCGGCAGGTCGATTCGGTGCGGATCTTTCCCGCCACGCACTATGTCGCCGGACCCGAACGGATGGCGCAGGCGATCTCCACCATCGAGGCCGAGCTCGAGGAGCGGCTGGCGTACCTGGAGGGGCAGGGCAAGCTGCTGGAGGCCCAGCGGCTGCGGATGCGCACCAACTACGACATCGAGATGATGCGGCAGGTCGGGTTCTGCTCCGGCATCGAGAACTATTCGCGGCACATCGACGGTCGCCCGGCGGGTTCGGCGCCGGCCACCTTGCTGGACTACTTTCCCGAGGACTTCCTGCTGGTCATCGACGAGTCGCACGTGACCGTCCCGCAGATCGGCGGCATGTACGAGGGCGACATGTCCCGCAAACGCAATCTGGTCGAGTTCGGCTTCCGGCTGCCCTCGGCGGTCGACAACCGGCCGCTGACCTGGGAGGAGTTCGCCCAGCGGGTCGGTCAGACGGTGTACCTGTCGGCCACCCCGGGGCCGTACGAGCTCGGTGCGGCCGGCGGGGAGGTCGTCGAACAGGTGATCCGTCCGACCGGCCTGGTCGACCCGCAGGTCATCGTCAAACCCACCAAGGGGCAGATCGACGATCTGATCGGGGAGATCCGGGCCCGCGCCGAGCGCGACGAACGCGTGCTGGTCACCACGCTGACCAAGAAGATGGCCGAGGATCTCACCGACTATCTGCTGGAGATGAACATCCGGGTGCGCTACCTGCATTCGGAGGTGGACACGCTGCGCCGGGTGGAGTTGCTGCGGCAGTTGCGACTCGGGGAGTACGACGTGCTGGTCGGCATCAACCTGCTGCGCGAGGGTCTCGACCTGCCCGAGGTGTCGCTGGTCGCCATCCTCGACGCCGACAAGGAGGGCTTCCTGCGGTCCCCGCGCAGCCTGATCCAAACCATCGGGCGTGCGGCCCGCAACGTCTCCGGTGAGGTGCACATGTACGCCGACACCATGACGGACTCGATGAAGGAGGCGATCGACGAGACCGAGCGCCGCCGCGCCAAGCAGATCGCCTACAACGAGGAACGGGGCATCGACCCGCAACCGCTGCGGAAGAAGATCGCCGACATCCTCGACCAGGTGTATCGCGAGGCCGATGACAGCGAAACCGTCGAGGTGGGTGGTTCGGGACGGAACCGGTCGCGGGGCCGCCGCGCGCAGGGGGAACCGGGGCGCGCGGTCAGCGCGGGGATCATCGAGGGCCGCGACACCAGCAACATGCCGCGGGCCGAGCTCGCCGACCTGATCAAGGACCTCACCGAGCAGATGATGACCGCGGCGCGGGATCTGCAGTTCGAGTTGGCGGCGCGGATCCGCGACGAGATCGCCGATCTGAAGAAGGAATTGCGCGGGATGGACGCCGCCGGGCTGAAGTAA
- a CDS encoding prolyl oligopeptidase family serine peptidase, whose product MGRILAVLLTLVVLASCSAESPPPRSEPRTPVGLRQIEFHDPNGPDGERLLALSVFYPAEAPQDSAQPFTMPFFTGLGSHRDLTPTGRRRPLLLFSHGRGSNALYYAWFAEAMARRGYIVAGINHYRANTYDSSIDCLANRLWQRPRDLTLAANHLVADEFWGPLIDPDRIGVVGHSQGGFTALWLGGARVAPDRYLTFQQGIKNNRMIPESVRARLPLDAEPALDVADPRIRAVFAMAPGVIEDFGMTADGLAQLRVPTHIMVGARDTQTPPGPNAAFAAEHIPDAKLTVLEGDVDHEIFVNECTPLGRDEFPEACVDAPGVDRAAIHRDIAETAARFFDEHLG is encoded by the coding sequence GTGGGCCGAATCCTCGCGGTGCTCCTGACCTTGGTTGTACTGGCCTCCTGCAGCGCCGAATCCCCGCCGCCCCGCAGCGAACCCCGAACTCCGGTCGGGCTGCGCCAGATCGAGTTCCACGATCCGAACGGACCCGACGGTGAACGCCTGTTGGCGTTGTCGGTGTTCTACCCCGCCGAAGCGCCGCAGGACTCGGCGCAGCCGTTCACCATGCCCTTCTTCACCGGCCTCGGCAGCCACCGCGACCTCACGCCGACCGGACGGCGGCGCCCCTTGCTGCTGTTCTCACACGGCCGCGGCAGCAACGCCCTGTACTACGCCTGGTTCGCCGAGGCGATGGCCCGCCGCGGCTACATCGTGGCCGGGATCAATCACTACCGGGCCAACACCTACGACTCCAGCATCGACTGTCTGGCCAACCGGCTCTGGCAACGCCCCCGCGACCTCACGCTGGCGGCGAACCACCTTGTGGCGGACGAGTTCTGGGGTCCGCTGATCGACCCGGATCGGATCGGGGTGGTCGGACATTCGCAGGGCGGCTTCACCGCGCTGTGGCTCGGCGGGGCCCGGGTCGCCCCCGACCGGTACCTGACTTTCCAGCAGGGCATCAAGAACAACCGGATGATCCCGGAGTCGGTGCGCGCGCGACTGCCGCTCGATGCCGAACCCGCCCTCGATGTCGCCGACCCCCGAATCCGGGCGGTCTTCGCGATGGCCCCGGGCGTTATAGAGGACTTCGGCATGACCGCCGACGGCCTGGCGCAACTGCGCGTGCCCACCCACATCATGGTCGGCGCCCGGGACACCCAGACTCCACCGGGGCCCAATGCCGCGTTCGCCGCCGAGCACATCCCGGACGCAAAGCTCACCGTCCTCGAGGGCGACGTCGACCACGAGATCTTCGTCAACGAATGCACCCCGCTCGGCCGCGACGAGTTCCCCGAGGCCTGCGTCGATGCCCCCGGTGTGGACCGCGCCGCGATTCACCGCGACATCGCCGAGACCGCCGCGCGGTTCTTCGACGAGCATCTGGGCTGA
- a CDS encoding DUF1772 domain-containing protein encodes MRGTIDVVALLLTGPLVGAEIAVAAFTHPVIGRLPDDAFVQARSDAGRVLGKAMPFWYIATLLALIAAAVVAGGAWPATTAAALMAVVVLITVTLMVPINNRIGRWTGAADASRDDARRWDRLHAVRVALLSVVLVLLVLHAT; translated from the coding sequence ATGCGCGGAACCATCGACGTCGTGGCCCTGCTCCTGACCGGACCGCTGGTGGGGGCCGAGATCGCGGTCGCGGCTTTCACGCACCCGGTCATCGGGCGGCTGCCCGATGACGCGTTTGTCCAAGCCCGCAGCGACGCCGGCCGGGTGCTGGGCAAGGCGATGCCGTTCTGGTACATCGCCACTCTGCTCGCGCTGATCGCCGCGGCCGTCGTCGCCGGCGGCGCGTGGCCGGCGACGACGGCGGCGGCGCTGATGGCGGTCGTCGTCCTGATCACCGTGACGCTGATGGTTCCGATCAACAACCGGATCGGCCGGTGGACCGGTGCCGCCGACGCCTCCCGCGACGACGCGCGTCGCTGGGATCGGCTGCACGCGGTGCGCGTGGCGCTGCTGTCTGTGGTCTTGGTGCTGCTGGTACTCCACGCGACCTGA
- a CDS encoding tripartite tricarboxylate transporter permease, translated as MDALTGLLGGFADVLTPVNLLYVLIGALIGTAVGVLPGLGSAMAVALLLPITFTLDPLAALVMFAGIYFGGLFGDAIAGILMNTPGNSTAIAGSIEGHLMARRGRGAQALATSAMGAFIGGMIATILVVFFAPKLADLATKFGPGEYFALALFAFLATSAVVSDSVLKGLAALLIGLVLAMIGTDQVSGSQRFTFGNVALFDGVSIVVITVAMLAVGEVIYVASRIGRPDDRSFTPSTGRPYLSLAEYREALPAWLRGTAFGVPFGVIPAGGAEVPTFLAYGVEKRLDRRRKVPQFGRGAIRGVAAPEAAGNATAGTAMGALLALGLPTSATAAMLLAAFMQYGMQPGPLLFTRNADIVWALLASLIIGMVVLLILNLPFAPLWARLLLIPREYLYAGIAMFACFGVYAASAAMIDVVFMIILGVVGFAMRRYGIPLAPVLIAVILGPLAESSLREAMNNSQNNPLTLVSTPITITLYALLIAVVVFSAVNKVRMRRELSRVDDDESEPATSG; from the coding sequence ATGGACGCACTGACCGGGCTGCTCGGCGGCTTCGCCGATGTCCTCACCCCCGTCAACCTGCTCTACGTGCTGATCGGCGCCCTGATCGGTACGGCCGTCGGCGTGCTGCCCGGGCTGGGATCGGCGATGGCCGTGGCCCTGCTGCTGCCGATCACGTTCACGCTCGACCCGTTGGCCGCCCTGGTGATGTTCGCCGGCATCTACTTCGGTGGGCTGTTCGGCGACGCGATCGCCGGGATTCTGATGAACACCCCGGGCAACTCCACCGCGATCGCCGGGTCCATCGAGGGCCATCTGATGGCCCGGCGCGGCCGAGGTGCCCAGGCGCTGGCCACCTCGGCGATGGGCGCCTTCATCGGCGGCATGATCGCCACCATCCTGGTGGTGTTCTTCGCCCCCAAATTGGCGGACCTGGCCACCAAGTTCGGCCCCGGGGAGTACTTCGCCCTGGCCTTGTTCGCGTTCCTCGCGACGTCGGCGGTGGTGTCGGATTCGGTGCTCAAGGGGCTCGCGGCGCTGCTGATCGGCTTGGTGCTGGCCATGATCGGCACCGACCAGGTCAGCGGTTCGCAGCGGTTCACCTTCGGCAACGTGGCGCTGTTCGACGGCGTGAGCATCGTCGTGATCACCGTGGCGATGTTGGCCGTGGGCGAGGTCATCTATGTGGCCTCCCGCATCGGCCGACCCGACGATCGCAGCTTCACCCCGTCGACGGGGCGGCCCTACCTGTCTCTGGCCGAATACCGCGAGGCGCTGCCCGCGTGGCTGCGGGGCACCGCGTTCGGCGTCCCGTTCGGCGTCATCCCGGCCGGCGGCGCGGAGGTGCCCACCTTCCTGGCCTACGGCGTCGAGAAGCGACTCGACCGCCGCCGCAAGGTGCCGCAGTTCGGCCGCGGCGCCATCCGCGGGGTCGCGGCGCCCGAGGCCGCCGGCAACGCCACCGCGGGTACCGCGATGGGCGCGCTGCTCGCGCTGGGGTTGCCGACGTCGGCGACCGCGGCAATGCTGCTGGCCGCCTTCATGCAATACGGCATGCAGCCCGGGCCGCTGCTGTTCACCCGCAACGCCGACATCGTCTGGGCGCTGTTGGCCAGCCTGATCATCGGCATGGTCGTGCTGCTGATCCTCAACCTGCCGTTCGCGCCGCTGTGGGCCCGGCTGCTGCTGATCCCCCGGGAGTACCTCTACGCCGGGATCGCCATGTTCGCCTGCTTCGGCGTGTACGCGGCCAGCGCCGCGATGATCGACGTGGTGTTCATGATCATCCTGGGTGTCGTCGGGTTTGCCATGCGCCGCTACGGAATTCCGCTGGCACCGGTGCTCATCGCGGTGATCCTGGGGCCGCTGGCCGAATCGTCGCTGCGCGAGGCCATGAACAATTCGCAGAACAATCCCCTGACGCTGGTCAGCACGCCGATCACCATCACCCTCTATGCGCTGCTGATTGCCGTGGTGGTCTTCAGCGCGGTCAACAAGGTACGGATGCGGCGGGAACTCTCCCGCGTCGACGACGACGAATCCGAGCCGGCCACATCCGGTTAG